The genomic stretch CAAACCTCGAGCAGCAtcctatgtttttgttttgtctccaAGTTCTTATGCTTGGTGTGTCCTCTTTCTGTTCATATgctttgtatgtgtgttttttaaaaaaatatatttatttttaattgaaggataattactttataattactgtgttggtttctaccatacatcagCACAAATCAACCTGTTCATATCCTTTTTAATTACGTCTCACTTTCGGCTGGACCTGAATCTTTTTCTCATTCACTGGATTTTCTTAACCCTTCCCCTCTGCCCCTTCTTCATTTCCTTCCCTGTCAGCAGATGGCCTCATTTCCTAATAAACTGAAAAGCCATCCTCCAGTGTGAGTTCCCTTGTCATTTCTCTGCTCTCTGTCATTTCTGTCTCTGCAAGCGTCCTTTCTAATTTCCTCCTTGCATAAAGAAACCTGTTGTTTTTGCAAAACTACCCTTCTCCTGTGTTTGCAGCTAAATCTCTTCCTATTGCCTCTTGCTTCTTTGGTGTCCCTGGGTCTTTAACATCTATagtattttcctttctcatttacatataaaatgtttaaggtagtgattgatatattttttttagctcttttttccagatggtttttttttttctgttcttggttcacattttgttttttactaGAGTGTAATtacttgacaatgttgtgttaatttctgctgtacagtgaagtgaatcagctctgaGAGGCTCTACAATGTCTTGCACATGCATGCGTACTCAGTTGcccagacatgtccaactcttcgtgaccccacagactatagcctgccaggctttgttcatgggcttttccaggcaagaatattggagtgggttgccagttcctcctccagggcatcttcctgacccagggattgaatctgcatctcctgcatctcgtgcattggcagattctccaccactgagccacatatatcccttccctcttgaacccaCCCTTCCCACCAGTgatggatatttttaaattttctgttatttGACACTTTAGAATAGGCAGGCACAACCTAAAAAAGtgttatttcctttctcattATTCCAGAGATTAAGGTTAACTCTCTCCTTTTCCAGATTCTgaagtattttttaatcaaaCTAAGTGATTTCATTGTCTCACTGgtgtggatatgtgtgtgtatgtgtgttttcattGAACCTACAGTAACCAAAGTAACTACTGAAGATGATGGGTTGGTGCTGAATGTTGATGGAGTAGGTGATCAAGAAGTTATCAAAACTGAAAATGGAGCTCATCAAGATAATGCCCTTGAAGAGGATGTTCCAGAACATGGAAAGGCTGTTGTGAAGGAAGTTAAAGCAGAGCAGACAAACGAACCGTGTACCAGTTCTAGTTCTGAATCTGATCTCCAGGTAACAAAATGAAATCTGAGctgtaaaataaaacttaagCAAAATTAATTCTGTAAGCTATGTAGCTTTGGATTTCAGTTGTACCTTTTGCCTAAAAGAAATCCTTTTACAAAATCTAAACTTTGAAAACGATGATAGTTTAAAATACACACTTCAAAACTTAATTTCAGAAAGCATTTCAGAATCAGCGTCTCAACACAGAATCACAGTCTGGCTGCAAACTTCAGGAGCTTAAAGTTAAGCAGTTTATAAAGAAAGACACTGCCACCTATTGGCCCCTGAACTGGCGTAGCAAGTTGTGTACCTGCAAAGATTGTATGGTAAGTACCAGATCATGTTCAACATTAAGTGTTTTGTGGACAGATGCCTAAAATAAGAACACCTGGAAAGTTTATTTATGAAATTGATATTAGAGTATAGGGAacgtaagttttttttttttaatgttaatcaaATTTATGAATTAGTGTTTGCAGTCTGAATGTTTATGGAAGCAATTAAGAACGATGCAATACTTCTTATTTACTTATCTTCATTTCAGTGGAAAATAGCTTTTCTATATCATAGAATTACTTGGAAACACAAATTTCTTGAAAGTTACAGTAAgttggtttttaaataaaaatctcttaGATTATGCAGTATCCACTGGAAGTTGGGAGATTTCTAAGAGAAATTTGGGCAGAAAGAATAAATCCTTCAAGCAACTCTGCTGAAAGGCTGGGGTTTTTCTGAATATTAGAAAACTTAAACAAATTTTTGGTGATTCTCATGAGATCGACTTTCTGAGAATGACATACAGTTCTAATGGGgaaactggttttattttttaaagaaaatgtatggCGATCTAGATGTCCTGTTCCTGACAGATGAGTATGACACAGTTCTGGCTTATGAAAACAAAGGCAAGGTTGACCAGGCAACTGACAGGAGAGACCCTCTAATGGACACCCTTAATAGCATGAACAGAGTCCAGCAAGTGGAACTTATTTGTGGTAAATATTGTTTGTGAAAATTCATAAAGTTCATGAAGTTTCCTTcaccattaaaaaattatatagaagGAGAACAACTAAAAATGGTTTAAATTTGGAATTGTATAGTCACCCTCACTTAATACTTGCTTGATTGTAACATTGCTGAGTATTTAGCtaccatttccattgagtcagggtTAAATGCTAGAATAATTGCATGCTTGAGAAACCATaacatgctgttttgattaaGGGTAGATGTGTAAGTATAGAATAAGAAGAAatcaatttctttttccattcattgaAACAATTTTCATTGAACATTACATGCCATCTTTTTGACAGTTGTTGAGATGCTTCAGTGGTTCACAGGAAACCCACTAGAGGGGAAAATATTCCCAAACCCTTAATTGTaggcttttacattttttcccccagcatGCCCAACTTATTTTTGTGATTTCTGTCCTGGACAGTTTCTACTCGGATGCCACCACTTTTGTACCCCTTTTTTGACAATGGTTATTTCTGTCTTGCGCATGTAACTATTTGATTAATTTCCTTTTGCTGTTATTAGACTAAAAGCTTTTTGGGGATAGAGTATATAACTTGAGGGATATAACCCTCAAGTTTCCATGTATATAATACAAATTGTTAAGTgagatgaattttaaaacttaatgttTGACAAGTCCAAGATACTTTAGCACTAGAATTACAGATgggaaaccttttaaaaaattctcagctgtagcaacagattttattttcttgggctccagaatcactgcagacagtgtcTGTGGCCACagaattaaaaggcgcttgctccttggcagaaaagctatgacagatctagacagcatatttcaAAGTGGAGgctttactttgctgacaaaggcccatatagtcaaagctatggtttttccagtagtcatgtatgaatgtgagagttagaccataaagcaggctgagtgctaaagaattgatgctttcgaatcatcgtgctggagaagacttgagaatcccttggactgtgaggagatcaactagtcaatcctaaaggaaatcaaccctgaatattcattgggaggactgatgctgaagctgaagctccagtactttggccagctgatgcaaagagccaactcattggaaaagaccctgatgctgggaaagattgagggcaagaggagagggggcaacagaggatgagatggttgaatggcatcactgactcaatggacatgagtttgatcaagcttcagaagatagtgaaggacagggaagcctgccatgctgtagttcatggggttgcaaagggttggataagccatagtgactaaacaacagtcttTTTGGGAGTGGGAGTATCTGTTCCTCGCGGGTTTATTTAATGAAAAAGGGTTCCCAGATGTCAAAGTGAGGGAATTGGGGAGAAATTGAGAACAAATTTCTATGCAaatttcacttgaaaaaaaatagataaactatTAAAATACTCAAATATTAATGGTCAGGGAATCTTTTGTTCCTAAATGCAAATGGATTGTCTGAAGTCTGTGTCCTTTGCTTTGTTGTTTTGATTTAGAATACAATGACTTGAAGACTGAACTTAAAGACTATCTCAAGAGATTTGCTGATGAAGGCACAGTAAGTAGAGTTAACGAATTTTAATCATAGCCCTGTATGTTTtgaataaagtttcttttttttttttgaagtgcagttgatttacagttttatgttactttcaagtgtacagcataataattcaatatttttataggttatactccttttaaaatcattataaaatattagctatattcccttggtgtgtgtgtttgtgtgtatatacatacagtatCTTTTTTAGCcgttcatctcttgatggacacttaagttgcttccatatcttggttattataaggaatgctgctctgaacattggggtgcatgtatctttttgaattagtgtttttgttttctttgtatatatacctgtgtgctgtgctgtgctgagttgctcagtcgtgtccaactctttgagaccccatggactgtagctggccaggctcctctgtccctggggattctccaggcaagaataccggagagggttgccatgccctcctccagggcatcttcccaacccaggtattaaacccaggtcttccgcattgcaggcagattctttactgtcctggatatatacctagaagtaattaactggatcatatggtggttctgtttctgtttttgaggggccttcatactattttccatatttcattttctctgatgAAAAAGTTGACTGAGAGTGTAGTACAGGTAGAGGGAAGGGAGATGAATAGTAGCGAAACACCACCAGACTAGCCACGTTAGGAGTCCTGCCCAAGCCTCCAGATGAGGGATGGAATAGTCACCCAGGATCTTGAGAGAGCAGTGGTAGCTTAGGAGGGGCCATTGGATTGGCCATACTGATTCTCCCAGTCCTGATCATCCAGCAGGATTTCTTGGAGGAGGAAGCAAAAATGACCAgtcaggaaaaaaatttaagccaGACCTCTTTTCTGTGATTTGGGGTTCTATAGTTTAGAATAAAACAACTTGATAATTGGGGGCTAAAATATTTGTCTTGCTGGTTAGGACAGCCTAACAACTTTGAAGAGTGACACTAACTCTATAAtgtgtaatctttttttttttaaattcatttatttattgatttggttCTGTCAGTCTGAGTTGTACTTTTGTCTAGTTTCAGCACATGGGTTTAGATGCCCACCTGGGCAtgtggatctagttccttgaccagggatcaaacccacataccctgcattggaaggtgaattcttaaccactggaccagtagGGGAGTCCCTACAGTGTCTAATCTTGTAAAATAGTTCTCCAGATGAATTTTCAAATACTTCCTAGCTCTTTACTACTCATATGTGTTTATGatggaatttttttctaaaatacttttctgtcttcaaaagggagatacaaaataaaacttaacttttcTCTTCATGGCCTATAGCTGTCCTTCTGGACAGTAAATGTTCTGCTCTGCTACCGCCAGACAGACTAACGAAGTCAGACCTGGATCTGGCAGACACTTAGGACATGCCCTGAGACTTGCTTTCTTGGGAGAAGTCTTTGCAGGCCGAGCGCTTTCTCATCACTGTGGGAAGGACTTGTAGCTGCCTGGATAGCTGGCACTGCTGCCTTGTGGCAGAATGAATTGTGGAGTCTGAGGGTAAAGAACCTTCTGAAATGGTTTGCTCATTTTTAGAGAATGTTCCTCGTTGTCACTGTTTATGTCCTTTTGTTTCCCAGCAGCTCTTAACTGTCAGTTATTCTCATTTCTGTTGCAGAGGCTGTCCTCTGCTTAATGCGGCCTCCGCCTTCTCTCATCGGCACTGCAAGCGTCCACGGGTGTAACTGTTTTAAGCTCTGCACTGTTAGTGGCCGTTCCAGGTCTCCCAGCTGTGTCAGTCAGCAGTGTCAGAGCGTGCACTTGTGCTTCTCCTTCTGTGTAGTGTGTGGTTGCTGTGCTCATTATTGATTTTGTTTCACACACACTTAAAATTACACACAAGAAAAAAGTAGGTGTGGTGtcttttgcttttcacatttGAAACAACTTTATCCAGAGTATTCACACGTGTCTTCAACATACGGATCTTTGTTATCACTGGAGCCATTCTTAATGAGTCTGAGGTAATTTTTAAATCCTATGTGATGAtttgaaagacagaaaaattctttattgtttgttttcaatattaCTAACTAGATCTTTACAAACACCTTAAGTTGTCATAAAGCTTGTCTGCTTTGGTTGTGTTTGTCCATAATAtggtatattttttgtttgtttcctcttttttctttttcataataagGTCTAGATATTGTCAAATAATGGCCTGCCCTTTATTTAATGTTTGTGTCtgacttaaaaaagaaatttagaaactACACATTTTCTGAGACAAAccaataaaatgattttattattgGACCCAAGTATTTTTAGGGCTTcgccagtggctcagcagtaaagaactggcctgccaatataggagatgtaggttctatccttgggtcaggaagatcctctggagaaggaaatggcaacccactctggtattcttgcctggagaatcccatggacagaggagcctggcagtacacagtccatggtgtcgcagaagagttggacacaacttagtgacttaattAACATATTCTTTAACATTTCTACTGTTTCTGTTGGCTGTGACCATTTGAGGAGGTCTGGAAACTAAAAATGACACAGTCTATAGTTTGTGGGCTCTTAAGTCTCCTCCTACTGTATGCTTGCCAGAGAAATGGTTTCCTTGCCTTGCCTTTCAGTGTTTAATATCTGTGATCCAAGCGAGGGACAGAGGCTTCACGTTGGAACTCCCTAGCATCCTACCTGTTAGCGTTTGTAAGTGGACATTGCCAAGCCCAGCAGCTCAGCACTCTGAGCCGCGGTGACCTCAGTGTGTGTTGGCCATCTCCATCCTGAgtctgtgagggcttctcattccCGCTGGTTGACCTCCAGCTTATTCTCAGTGCCTGTGAGGCCGGCGTCAGCTACCAGTCTGGGAGAATACTGACAAAATGTGAACTTCTTTCAAGGATTAGTCAGTATCTTACCCCAGTGAGTTATTCAGGTTGGCTTTGCCTCTTGGGGATGTTTGTACTCTCACTcctggggagaggagaaggaagtttTCACTTTACACACAAgtatttgtcttctcttttccttctctttctcctccttggtcCCTGCATTCCAGtgcttgctttttctctttccctctccataCTCCACCTTTATTTCCTCATGATAATAAGAatgttacaaaattaaaaatcatgttggtaaCAGTGTGCTGCCTTTGTAATTACACAtctcatcagggcttccctggcgtcCAGCGGTCtgaaagcaggagacacgggtccatccctggtccatccctggtcagtcgaggaactaggatcctggtcaataaataagtaataaaaagcAAGACCCACAGCAACAAACCTGTCAATTGTGGCACAGACTCCCTCTTGGAGTAAGCAGGAACTCCTTCCGGGTCATCCTGGTTTACTTTTTAAATCCATATTCCCCCTTATTTCCTTAGTTTTAATGTTCTATTTTGCTGATAATCATAAACACTTTTGTGTGATGTTCTAATCCTTTTTCCAGTAAAATTCAAGATAAATTTCTCATTGTATAACATGGATATTCCATTGACTTGAAAGTACTGCTTCCATAGTTTTTGccaattatttttctgtttatatagcaaatgtctttaattttggactcctccttttttttttttttctttagtatagAGGAGAGAGCACAAGTGTCAAAAAAGCCATCTTTGTTTGCTGGGGTGCTTGTGCAGAACTGAGGGACATTCCCAGGACAGCCGTGTCTCGAGGGAGCACAGTGTCCTCAGGAGACCTCGGGGCCTCAGTGTTCATGCTGGTTCTGTCACTTCTCTTTTCAGCTGACAGTGTTCATAGAGAGCCTACTCTGCCAGGCAGGGCTTTCACAGGCATTACATCTCATCTGCTCTTCAAATGGTCCTGTTAGATGGGTACTGCTTTCAtctctccctttaaaaaaaaaatttatgtatttggctgcattggatctCAGTTGCATTATGCAGGATCTTTCCTTGCTGTGCACaagctctctagctgtggtgttcGGGCCTAGTGCTGGGCAGtatgtggagtcttagttcctcggccagggattgaacccactcccctgcactgcaagacaGATCCCTAACCTACTGGACCACATGGAAGTCCCCCTTTTGTCTCATTTCAATGAGGAACCCAAAGGTGGTGGTGGACCGCACACTCGGCACCAGTGTGCTGTGTGCCTACTATGAGACCCTGACCCAGCCAGTCTGAGCCTGGGTGAGCGCGTCTGTGCAGCAGAGCTAGGATAACTAGGCACTGAAATAACCCTCGTCACCGATGTTGCTGGACTTGGCTGTGACTGTTACAGCCGTTCTGTGATGTGGCTGCCTTTCCTGATCTTTGCTTTCTACCCACAGGTGGTTAAGAGAGAGGACATCCAGCAGTTCTTTGAAGAATTTCAgtcaaaaaagagaagaagagtgGACGGGATGCAGTATTATTGCAGCTAGAGAGGAGTGCGGCGCCTTCTATCCAGGCGGGCGAAGACCCACTTCCTGTTCCAGGAATAAAAGAGGCCGCCTCCTCCAGCCTTGAGCTTCCTTCACTCTTTTTAACGACAGTAGCCACAATGTTTATGCTGATTTCACAACCAGCATTCTTCTTTCTGACTCAGCTAAATGCAACTCATTCCACAGACTTGAgctcccctaccccaccccagtcTAGCCAGGGTTATTTGTTCAGAACTTTCAAGAAGTTTGATTTGGTTTTGAAAAAGTAAACTTGTCTTTTTTTACCCCCCCTAATGATTTGTTCTTTTAACTCCCAAGTGTGTCTACTCTGCCACAGCCTCTGTCTTCCAGGACTTGCTTTGAGGAGCATTGCAGAAGCCCTCCTGTCAGCTCCACAGGCCCCCTCACCCCTCGGATCGTGGTGCCTTGGGTCAAAGCTTCCTCAAGCCTGGTCTGCTCCCCTCCCTTGTCCCTGTTTCCTGAGGTTTGGTCATGGCCTAGAAGGGACCTCAGAGCTTGCTTCATCTAGGCTGACCCTCCGGAGTTAGCCAGGACTGCAGCTTTTTGGTCTAGATGTGTGTCACAGACAAGAAGGTTGGCTGATGGCAGGATTGAGGAAGCCTACCTTTGTTACAAATTTTACTAATAAATTTAAAGTGGAAATGTCATTCACAAATCTACTGACACTAGAATATTAGAATTTCAGTACTGTAGTGCTCACAGGGCTTCCTGGAGAAAATCTGCCATTATATCAAGACTAGTCCCTCTCTGCTGCCTAGAAAATAGACCGGGTACTACCCTGTGAAATCTTGGTGGTTTACAAAGTCCTCCGAGTTTCTTTATATTATCAGGGATATTCATAAGCATATATTAAGAATAGACCTATTTTGATATTGTTCTGTTAAGAAAATGTTACTAGAAGCCCAGTAAATTATTTCCCCCTTAAATCTGTGCTGAAGAAAAAACATACTGGCTTAGCCTACTTGTAAGGAGCTGGGCCAGTGAGTGCCCTGTTTTGGGAGAGGCAGACTGGAGGAGATCCCAGACAAGGCCCCAGGCCGCGCAGATAATGAGCTTTAAGTAAAGAATAGTCCCTAATGTCAGTCCGCAGCTGAGTCCCTAATAAGTGTGAGGTCTTTTGAAGAACCTCATGGGGTATTGTACAAAAGCCCATATTTGAGGGGATGTCCTTTCAGTTGGTTTGAAGTGTCTTTAAAGCCCCTCAGTCTGTGTGGAAAACACCTTTCAAAAAACAAGAGCCCTCAGCTGCTCTCTCCCTCTGGAGGAGCATGGTCTTTCCTGATGGTAGACAACACACTTCGAGGTGTGTGACTATAAGCATTTGAGGCTTTGGGGCCACAagtgtatattaatatttttcgtGTGTCCAGCAGTCATAAGTACCCACCGATCCCTCAGTATGGTGAACTCGGCCTACAGAAGGCAAAGGCCTTCAAGAAATAGTACAGTTCATGTTTTTCTGCCTCAGACCTCCTTATTCCAGATCCCCAGGAAGAGTGATGTGTGGAGCGGGAAGATCTTGCGGCCACAGGAGAGGCGTGTGTGCTCTGAGCTGGCCTTGTGGAAGGCTGAAGTGGCCAGGGCCAGAGCTCCGGGCATCTCCAAGAGGGCCGCCACCCCCAGCTTGGGAGCTCTCTGTTCCAAGCCTGAGGATTTTTGAACCCCTCTCTGCAAGGTGATACTAGTTGTATACCATTATGGCCTGAAAGGCTCTATCATCTCAGGCATATGATTTAACCACCAGAAAGTTCCTTCCTTCTTATGACTGGTCAGGACCAAGTCTCAGCATCCCTGTGCAGCACAAGCAAACCCCCAGTGCTGAAGGGCTTGTTTTAGGAAAGGTACTGTTCCTCTCACGTTAACCagaaaacctcttttttttttaaacttgttgtTCACAACTAGTTTTCTTATTGACTGTATTGGACCGTCTCTTCTTGTAGAGACTGATTTTGGCCAACATGTGGCAGTTGATATTAATGCATGTTTTATGCAAAATGAGAATACGATATTACTTTCAAGGAGTTCTGGCATTGTATGTGCGTTTTTGTAGAATTGTTACTGGACTTATAATTACATACTTAACTCTAATCAGGTTtctgtaaaaatttaaataaatcaattCAAAATAGTGGCTTTTCAGATGGTTTCTCGTCACATTTAAATGTATACGGCCTCCATTTGCAGATGCAGGAACCATGTGAGTCCACTGCGGCAGCTCCATCCGCCCTGGGGCCTGCTCCAGCAGAGGGGCTGGCTCCAGTCTCCCCAGTACGATGTGGCCTGATCCcaggacacccccccccccccccccagatctCAGGTCTTGCCAGCAGAGCTCCTTCACACACGGGTGCACACGCATATACACACCCTGCTTTACAACACCTCTGaggagtgtgcacacacatgcacagcttTGCAACACCTccgaggaacacacacacacaaacttggcTTTACAACACCTCTgaggaacacacatacacacaccccacttTATAACACCTCCGAGGAGAGAGGGTCCATAATTTCCTAGGTGAACAGAGAACAAAGAGATGGGTGAGGGTTGTGAATCGCAGTGTGCTCAGGTCTTGCCCTATACAGGGGAGAGAGCCAGGAGCCCACAGGCCGGGGGAGAGGTGTGGTCCACCTCCATGGTAGCCATTACTTCAAAAGTAAATGTGAGGACAAACCGAGAAGCCCGTGAAGAGGCCCGTCTGTGGCCTTCCCCCAGCTCTTGCTTCCTTGGAAATGATTCACAGTTGCAGTCATCACCTGTGATAAGCGCAGGTGAATAAAGTGCTCTCCATAGCGTTGGAACTGCTCTCATCGGTGAACACTCAGGGTTATAGAACCATCCATGCCAGGAAAACAGCCCATCTCCCAGCTCCCTGAAAGGACCCTAGTGCAGTAGAAGAAAATTGAAAGAGCAACAATCCAAGTGATAACCGGACCTTGGCAGGGAGCTAGTTCAGCTCCCATAGAAGGCGAGTGTGTGCTGCGAACGTGGGAAGCACTGGGAACATGGAAATCAACCCAGCAGAGCCCCCAGGAGCCAGTGAGGCTACCTCCAAGTCTGTCCACCTTGAAGCAGCTACCAGACGCAAGCCTTGGCCTAAGCGGGCATCCAGGATACAGCCAGACTGGTGTCTCACTTGTGTCTTGGACCACTGGGCACTAGGTGAGTGCTCCTAGGCGAGTGATCCATACTTAGGGTCACAGGACCCTTCAGATGAAGGGACCCGAGAAGCCACCCAGCCTCACGTCTTGGGACAGGGTCCCGTCTCACAGGTGATCCTCACAGAGTCCCGTACTGGTCTCAGCCCCCGGGCCTCCGGGCCTCCAAGCTCTTGGGGCAGCGCCAGGTGACATGAGGGCACTCAGCCCTTCTTCTCTCTTGGCCGCCGGCATAAATCCTATGAGCACCGGGGGGCCAGACTCAGGAGGAAGCCAATACCCTGGAAGGCAGAGGAGACAGAATCCAGGCCTTTGGTGTGATTCAGGCACTTCAGCCACTGTCTGAAGCTTGCAGTGTGCAGCTTATGGGCTCCGCTGCAGCAAAGAACACCTCTGCGGTTCTCTAGCATCTTCTCCTGAGCACTGCCCATGACAAAGCGCTCCCTACCACACATGGCACCTGTCCCTTACTCTCCGAGGGCTGGTGCCTTTTCCTGTGGAAAAAGTCTGGAcacttctggaattttccatcagCCTCCCATCCAACGTTTTGTTCTGGTCTTCTCCCAGGGATTCCTAGGTTGTTCCTGGTGGTCTCCAGCCCCTGCTCAGCTTTGTCTCAACTCCCCCCACCTGGAGACTCCCACCTGGGTTTCTCTTCAGCCATTCTTCCTCCTGTGTGGGGCCGATGCCTTATGCTACTTGCTTTTTCTCACTCACATCCCCACCTTCTGGCTTCCCTCTCTTGCCTCTCTGCCTCAGGCTTCTGGATGTGGCTGAGCTGTAACGGCCAAAGTGAAACGTTCTACAACTATTGAgtttcccctggtggttcagctgctaatgaatccacctgcagtgcgagagacctgggttcgatccctggcttgggaagttcccctggagaagggaatggcagcccattccagtattctggcctggagaattccgtggacagaggagtctggtgggctacagtccatggggcgtcagagagacaggactgagtgcctaacacacacaccaacacaacTGTATtaggttttccagagaaacagaaccaacaggagATATTCACACCTACCTCTGTCTATCTCGGTCTATAAAATAAGGAATTGACTCATGTGATTGTGATCTGCAAGCTGCGTCtgtaagctggagacccaggaaaagcCAGTGGGGGTGGTTCCAGTCCAAGCCTGAAGGTCTGAGAAGCTGGGGAGCTGATGATGTAAGTGTCCCAGTCCTGGAGGAGGCCAGTGTCTGACTTCA from Ovis canadensis isolate MfBH-ARS-UI-01 breed Bighorn chromosome 18, ARS-UI_OviCan_v2, whole genome shotgun sequence encodes the following:
- the UBR7 gene encoding putative E3 ubiquitin-protein ligase UBR7 → MAGAEEPAGRQSELEPVVSLVDVLEEDEELENEACAVLGGSDSEKCSYSQGSVKRQALYACSTCTPEGEEPAGICLACSYECHGSHKLFELYTKRNFCCDCGNSKFKNLECKLFPDKAKINSGNKYNDNFFGLYCICKRPYPDPEDEIPDEMIQCIVCEDWFHGRHLGAIPPESGDFQEMVCQACMKRCSFLWAYAAQLAVTKVTTEDDGLVLNVDGVGDQEVIKTENGAHQDNALEEDVPEHGKAVVKEVKAEQTNEPCTSSSSESDLQKAFQNQRLNTESQSGCKLQELKVKQFIKKDTATYWPLNWRSKLCTCKDCMKMYGDLDVLFLTDEYDTVLAYENKGKVDQATDRRDPLMDTLNSMNRVQQVELICEYNDLKTELKDYLKRFADEGTVVKREDIQQFFEEFQSKKRRRVDGMQYYCS